The Faecalibacterium sp. I3-3-33 DNA window ATAACAATGTTCGGTGTACTTGCTTTTATTGTTTCTGTTACACAGATGAAGGAGAATTGGAGAGCAGGTGTGCAAAAAGAAGAAAAGACCAATTTGGTAACAACGGGCATCTATTCTATTAGCAGAAATCCTGCATTTTTGGGTTTTGATTTAATGTATATAGGAATATTGTTTTCGTTCTTTAATTGGTTCCTTTACTTTGCCACAGGTTTTGCAGTGGTATTTTTTCATTTACAGATAGTCAATGTAGAGGAAGATTTTTTGATAGAAGCATTCGGAAATGAGTACCTGCAATACAAATCAAAAGTATGCCGATATTTAGGAAGAAAA harbors:
- a CDS encoding methyltransferase family protein; this translates as MAYGERQLGIWRYTMIIKIVTISLMAVFYICYFAKLISQKKQGIKTDQLGKGKEGFVKFIEVALKIITYLLPVIQIISIVFYSGTAHIVLQFTGVVITMFGVLAFIVSVTQMKENWRAGVQKEEKTNLVTTGIYSISRNPAFLGFDLMYIGILFSFFNWFLYFATGFAVVFFHLQIVNVEEDFLIEAFGNEYLQYKSKVCRYLGRKR